The Pelagibius sp. CAU 1746 genomic sequence CCATGGTTCGGGCAAGCTGGTCCTCGTAACCCGGCAAGGCCCCGGGGCGCAGCTCGAGCGAGGCGCGCTCGGAGATGAGACCGCGCCGTTGATCGTTGTAGTCGTCCGACAACAGTTGCGCCATCGGCACTTCCGCGAAGGCAGGATCGCCGTAGTAGATCTCGCGGTCGGCATAAGCCAGCTTCATCGCCTCGACCACCAGATGGATGAACTCGGGCCCCGCCGGGTCGAGCGCGGCTAGGTCGAACCCCTTCAGCAGCGCCAAGGCCTGCAGCAATACCGGCCCCTGCCCCCAGGGGCCCGTCTTGCAGAGCGTCCAGCCGTGGTAGTCATAGGTCTGCGGCGCCTCGACGCTGGCGCTGTAGGCGGCCAAGTCGTCGCCGGCCAGAACGCCGCCGTGCCTCCCTTCGAGCTGATGCCCATCCTTCAGTTCGGCCGTACGGAAGAAACCGTCCACCGCCTCGGCGATGAAGCCGCGGTAGAAGGTATCGCGCGCCTTCTGGATCTGGGCCTCGCGGCCGGAAGCGCTCTCCGCCTCGCGCAGCAGGCGTTTCCAGGTCTCCGCCAGCACCGGATTGCGGAACAGGCTGTGCGCCGCCGGCGCCGCGCCGCCCGGCAGCCAGGCCGCCGCCGAGCTGGGCCACTCGGCGCGGAAGAAATCGGCAAGGCCGGCGATGGTTTCCGCGACACGCGGCAGCAGCGGGTGGCCGTGCTCGGCATAGTGGATCGCCGGCTCCAGCACGTCGCGCAGGCTCATGCTGCCGTAGTCGCGCAGCATCAGCATCCAGGCGTCGAAGGCGCCGGGGACCACCGTGGCCAGTAAGCCGGAACCGGGAATGAGATCCAGCCCCTCCGCACGATAGCGGTCGAGAGTGGCCGCCGCGGGCGCCGGACCCTGGCCGCAGATAACCTCGACCTTGTCCCTGGCCACGCTGTAGACGATCGCCGGCATGTCGCCACCGGGGCCGTTGAGGTGCGGCTCGACGATCTGCAGCGCGAAACCGGTGGCCACGGCGGCATCGAAGGCGTTGCCGCCGCGCTCCAGGATGCGCATTCCGACCGCGGAGGCGATCCAGTGGGTCGAGGCGACGACGCCGAAGGTGCCGGCAATCTCCGGCCGCGTGGTAAAATCAGACATTTCACATCCTAAGAAAAAGCAAGTTCGAGAATAGCCGGACAGAGCCCGGATCAGGCCTCCCGCGGGTCGAGAGCGTCGCGCAGGCCATCGCCCAGAAGATTGAAACCCAGCACCACGAGAAAGATCGCCGCGCCCGGCCACCAGGCCATCCAGGGAGCCTGGGTCAGAAAATTCTTCGCCACGTTCAGCATGGAGCCCCAGCTCGGTGCCGGCGGCTGCTGTCCGAGGCCGAGGAAGGACAGGGCGGCCTCCAGGATGATCGCCGTGGCAATGGTCAGCGTCGCCTGTACCAGTACCGGTGCGAAGACGTTGGGCAGGATATAGCGCAACATGATGGCGGGATGGCTGAGGCCGATGGCGCGCGCGCCTTCGACATAGTCTTCGGTCTTCACGCTCAGCACCTGCCCGCGCGTAAGGCGCACGAAGATCGGCATGGCCGAAAGGCCGATGGCGATCATCGCGTTGGTGAGACTGGGCCCGAGGAAGGCCGCCAGGGCAACGGCCATGATCAGGAAAGGCATGGCCAGCAGGGCGTCGGTGACGCGGGAGATCGCCTGATCGATCCAGCCGCCGAAGTAGCCGGCGACGAGTCCGAAGGGCACGCCCAGCGCCACCGCAAGCAAGACGGAAATGACGCCGGCGATGAGCGAGGCGCGGGCGCCCCAGATCATGCGCGAGAAGATGTCGCGGCCGATTTCGTCCGTACCCATGAGGTATTCCGGAGAAGGCGGCTTGCGCACCGCCGACCAGCTCGTCGCCGCGGGGTCCGCGATCGGCAACAGCGGCGCCAGCAGCGCGACGACGACGAAGAAGGTCACGATGACGGCGCCGATCAGCGCACTGCGGTGAGCGCGCAGTTTCCGCCAGGCGCGGCTGCCGGTCCGGTAGCGCAGGGCTGCCGGCCCTGCGGTTTCGCTGGCGGCGCTCATAGCGACTCCCTCATGCGCGGGTTGACGACGAAGTAGAGGACATCGGCCACCAGATTGACCAGGATGACGCCCGCCGCGGCGCAGAGCACCACCCCCTGGACGACCGCGTAGTCGCGGGTGAAGACGGCGTCGACGATCAGCTTGCCGAAACCGGGGATGGTGAAGATCTGCTCGGTCAGAACCGCGCCCCCCAGCAGTTCGCCGAACAGCAGCGCGCTCAAGGTCACCACCGGCAGCAGGGCATTGCGGAAGGCGTGCTTGACGATAACCGGCAGCTCTCGCACGCCCTTCGCCCTGGCCGTGCGCACATAATCGGCCTTCAAGACGCCCAGCATGGCCGAACGGGTGTGGCGCATCAAGGTTGCCGCCAGGCCGGTGCCCAGCACGAAGGCCGGCATGATCATGGTCTCCAGGGAGCGCAGCGGATCGACGAAAGGCGATTCGTAGCCCGAGGCCGGCAGCCAGCCGAGCTGTACCGAGACCAGAAGTATCAGCATGATGCCGAGCCAGAAATTGGGAATGGAGAGGCCGGAGAGCGCCACGACATTGGCGGCGTAGTCGATCACCGTGCCTTTCTTCACCGCCGACAGGATGCCGGCCGGCACGCCGATGGCGAAGGCGATGAAGAGCGCCATGGCGGCGAGCTGGATGGTGACCGGCAGCTTGTCGCCGATCAGGTCAAGCACCGGCTGGCTGGTGCGCAGCGAGACGCCGAGGTCGCCTTGCAGGGCGTCCTGAACCCAGTAGGCGTACTGCGCCACGATGGGCTCATTGAGATGGAATTTCTCGCGGATGTACTCGATCGAAGCAGGATCCCGTTCCTCGCCCGCCATGATCAACGCGGGATCGCCCGGCAGCAGCTTCTGCAGGGAGAAGACGAAGACCGACACCAGAATCAAGGTCGGTACCGCGATGGCGAAGCGTCTGACGATGTAGGACAGCATGGCTCGATCGACGTGCAATGGGCGGGGCCCGGCGGATGCCGGGCCCCTGCCGGGTTACGATTTGAACTTTACGTTCTCCAGACGGATCATTCCGTCGGGATAGGCGACGAAACCCTCGACCTTGTTGTCCAGGGCCCAGATCCAGGTCTGGTGGTAGAGGTAGATGATCGGCAGATCCTGCGCGAGGATCTTCCGGGCCGCGTCGTAGTTCGACTTACGCTCGGCGTTGTCGGTGCTGGTGCGCGCGGCGTCCAGCAGCTTGTCGACCTCCGGATTGCAGTACTTCGAGTCGTTGATGCCGCCCTTGCAGGTCATGAACTGGTGGATATTGCCGTCCGGGTCGACACGGCCCGACCAGCCGATCTGGCTGGCCTGGTAGTTGCCGGCCGACTGATCGGAGAGCAGGCTGGCGAACTCCATGGACTTCAGCTTGACGTTGAAGCCGGCCTCGGCGGCCATGGCCTGAACCACCTGCATGACCTGGGTCTGCACCGGATTGTTGGCGACCTGAACTTCAAGGTCGAGCGTCTCGTACCCGGCCTCTTTCATCAGCGCCTTGGCTTTCTCTATGTCGCGCGCCGGGATCGATACCTCCCGGTTGTACCAGGGGCTGTTCGACGGAAAGGACTGATTGCCGGCGGCGAAGGCGCCTTCGAAGACCACCTGGTTGAGGGCCTCACGGTCGATGGAGAGCTCGAAGGCCCGGCGCAGCCGCGCATCCTGGCCGAAGGGATTGTTCGCGCGATCGCCATTGCCGATGTTCACGGTGATGCCCTGATAGCCCAGGCTGACCGCCTCGGCGTACTGCAGGCTGCCGTCCTTCTTCACGGAAGCCGCATCGGTGGCGGCGAGACGCTCCAGCATGTCGAGATCGCCGGCGCGCAGATTGGCGAGGCGCACCGTGGTGTCCGGGATCGGCAGGAAGGTCACCTTGTCGAAGTGGATCGCCGCGGCGTTCCAGTAGTCGGCGAACTTCTCCAGAACGATACGGTCCTGCTGCACGCGCTCGACGAACTTGAAGGGGCCGGAGCAGACCGGGTTGTTGCCGAAGTCGGCGCCGGCCGCCGCCGTGGCGGTGGGCGAGAGCATCATGCCGGCCCGGTCGGCGAGCTGGGCGATCAGGGTCGCATCCGGCTGCGCCAGGGTGAACTGCACCTGATAGGGGCCGGTCGCGGCGACGCTCTGAATCGACTTCACCTCGCTCTTGCGGCGGCTCTCCGGCAGGTTCTTGGAGCGGTCGATATTGGCGACCACCGCTTCGGCATTGAAGGGCGTCCCGTCATGGAAGGTGACGCCCTCGCGCAGGTCCATGGTGAGCGTCTTGCCGTCACCCGACCACGACCAGCCCGCGGCGAGTTGCGGAACGATCTCCAGGTCGGGCGTGATGTCGACCAGCTTGTCGCACAGCGAAGCATAGACGATGCGGCCGACGAAGGTGCGCGACTGATCGGGGTCGAGCACGTCCGGGTCTTCCTGCAGGCCGATACGCAGGTCTGCGGCCAGGACGGAGCCTGCCGCAAGGGGTGAGGCCAGGGCGCTGCCGGCGAGCAGCGCAGCAAAAAGGTACTTATGCATTCTGCGGTTCTCCTCTGAGTGATTGCGACCCGGCAGCCGCGGCTGACCGAAGCCTTTCTTGTTGTTCACTTCTCTCCCGATACAACTGAAAACGCCGCTCGGTGGCGGCCGAGCGGGGCGCCTCCAGGCGCGGCGCCGGGGCCGCCTTCGCCGCCTCCTGCCAGTGGTGGCAGGATACGAAGCGGCCGGCGCCGGTGTCGGCCAGGGCAGGCTTGCGCTCGGCGCAGAGCGGCGTCGCCAAGGGGCAACGCGTATGGAAACGGCAGCCCGGCGGCGGCGCGAGGGGCGAGGGCACGTCGCCGGCCAGGCCCGCTTCCATGGCGCGTCCTTCCGGCGACGGCACCGGGATCGCCCGCATCAGCGCTTGGGTGTAGGGATGCAGTGGTTGGGCGTAGAGGGCGTCGGTCTCGGCCAACTCGACGATCTCGCCAAGATACATGACGGCCACGCGATCGCTCATGTGACGGATCACGGCCAGGTCATGGGCGATGAGGATCAGGGTCAGGTCGAATTCTTCCTTCAGATCCTCGAGAAGGTTGATGACCTGTGCCTGGATCGAAACGTCCAGCGCCGAGACCGGCTCGTCGCCGATCAGCACCTTGGGGCCGCTGGCCAGCGCCCGGGCGATGCCGATGCGCTGGCGCTGGCCGCCGGAGAACTCATGCGGGTAGCGCCCCGCGAAATCCGGGCTAAGACCGACGCGCCGCAGCAGCTCGCCGACGCGCCGGCGACGCTCGGCCTTGGTTCCCAGTCCATGAACGCGCAAGGGTTCCTCGATGAGGGCGCCCACCGTCATACGCGGGTTCAGGGAGGAAAAGGGGTCCTGAAAGACGAACTGCAGGTCCCGGCGCAGGCCGCGCATTTCCGCCTCGGAAAGCGAACCGATATCGCGGTCCTGGTACAGCACCTGGCCGGCGGTCGGGCGGATCAGCCGCACCAGCAGCCGCGCCAGGGTCGACTTTCCGCAGCCGCTTTCTCCCACCACGGCCAGAGTTTCGCCGCGCCGGATGGCAAGGGTGACGCCATCGACGGCCCGCACGACGCGTTTCTCCCCGAACCAGGTCGCCTTGCCGCCGAAGTGGCGGCTGACCTCACGGGTCTCCAGGATGATGCCGGCCTCCGGGGTCCCGCCGCTCATGACGCCGCCTCCGCGAAAGCGGCTTCCAGGGGTGCGTGAACGCAGGCGACGCCGTGCCCGCTCGCGATGTTCCGCAGCGCCGGCGCCGCCTCGCTGCAGACCGGGGTGGCGAAGGGACACCGCGGCGCGAAGCGGCAGCCCGCCGGCATGGCGTCCATCAGCGGAACCATGCCGGGGATCGTGGTCAAGCGGCCGCGCCGCCCGCCCAGCGAGGGCACGGAGTTCATCAGCCCGATGGTGTAGGGGTGCTGGGGATCGTCGAAGATGGCGTCGACCGGACCCTGCTCCACGATATGGCCGGCATACATCACGGCGACGCGGTTGGCGATTTCAGCCACCACCCCCAGGTCGTGGGTGATCATGATCAGCGCCGTGCCGCTCTCGCGCTGCAGGTTGCGGATCAGGTCCAGGATCTGCGCCTGGATGGTGACGTCCAAGGCCGTGGTCGGCTCGTCGGCGATCAGCAGAGCCGGGTCGTTGGCCAGGGCCATGGCGATCATCACCCGCTGTCGCATGCCGCCGGAGAGTTGATGCGGATACTCGTCGAGGCGCTGTGCGGCCGCGGGAATCCGCGCGCGCTCCAACATCTCCAGCGCCCTGGCCCGCGCCGCGCTGCGCGAAACGGCGCGGTGGCGCAGCACGACCTCGGCGATCTGGTCGCCGATACGGTAGACCGGGTTCAGCGAGGTCATCGGCTCCTGAAAGATCATCGAGATGCGGTCGCCCCGAATCTCGCTCATCTGCCGCGGCGCCAGGCGCAGCAGGTCCTGGCCATCGAACACCGCCCGGCCGGCAACCAGCTCGATCGGCGGCATGGGCAGCAGCCCCATGACAGACAGCGCGGTCATCGATTTTCCGCAGCCGCTCTCCCCCACGATGCAGAGGGTCTCCCCCGGCGCGACGGCAAAGGAAACGCCGTCGACGATAGTGGCAGCGGCGCCCTTGACGCGCAGCGTCAGGCCCTCGACCGCCAGCAGAGCGGCAGGGTTCGGCGCAGCGTCAGAGGACATGCTTCGGTCCACCCGAAGATCGCAGCGCCCACCGCCGCCGGCGCCGGACGCAGCCCTCCGGACCCGCCGGGCCGGTGACATCCCACTGCGCGACACGGCCACCGTCGACCGCCAGGCGCCAGCCTTGCTGCATCTGAAAACCCGTCTCCCGTATCGCCAAGCGTCATGTAGAGCGAGGCTTGCCGCGCCCAATTCGACGCGTTATTATTATCAATATTAATAATCTTAGACAGCTCTGGATTCCTGTCAATACGTGACTGAGATCGCACAGATACTCGGCGAGAGCCCTTGGAGGCTGAACCGGCAGCGGAAAGGCAACGCGGTCTATCACGCCCTCAAGCGCGCGATACTGCTGCGCGAGTTGAAGACCGGCGACGCCCTCATCGAACAGCAGATCGGCGGCGCCATGGGCTGCAGCCAGGGGCCGGTGCGCGAGGCGCTGATGCGTCTTGAGCAGGACGGCCTGGTGACGAGGCGGGGGTATCAGGGGACGGCCGTCTCCGACACCTCGGCGGCCGAGGCCGCCCAGATGGCCCAGATCCGCATCGAAATCGAGACGACGGGGATCAAGGTGGCGACGCCGATCGCCGACCCTGCGAAGCTGGATGAGATCGCCGCCCTGCTCCAGGAACTCGAAGCCGCCGAAGACCGCTTGGACTCCTATGCCAAGAGCGACCTCGACCGGGAGTTCCACCTGGCGATTTTCCGCGCCTCCGGCATGCACGCGCTCGAACCGATCCTCCGCCGGTGCTGCCTGCATATGCATCGCTTCACCTTCGGGAACGCCCATCGCGCCGGAGCGACCGCCGCCAACGAGCATGGCAGGGGGCCGGGCCGCGAACAGCACCGGGCCATCTTCGAGGCGATTGCCGGCGGGCGCGCCGACGAGGCCGCCGAGACGATGCGGCAGCACATCAAATCGGTCATCGCCTATTGGGCACCGGACCTCAAAGACGCCATGGACGGCGACGGCTAGCTGCGACAAGGCTGGCAGCGCGGCGCGACGGGAAGCGTCCCGGCGGAACGGGCAAAGTCCACCCCGATCGGAACTCGGCGCCAGCGCCGCCGCGCCGAACCGGCCGCAGTTCGCGAACTGCCTTGCCCTGCCCCATCCGGCTGCCCTAGGATCCGCCCCTCGTCAGGGCGGTTCCGGCAGCCGTCGCGTCGACGGCCCCTCCCCCGCCTCCCGCCGACATCCCCCTTCCGGACGACGCTCATGACTCTTTCCGAAGCTCCACGCCCAGAGAAAGCCGGCGCCAAGCGTATCGCAGTGATCGGTCTCGGCGGCATTGCGCAAACCATCCTTCAGAAGTTCGACACGGCCGGGGAAAACAGCCTGGAATGCGTCGGAGTGATGGTGCGTCAAGGCCGCCTTCCGGCCGCCGGCGACATCCTCGCGGGCCGTTATCGGGCCGTGGACAGGGTCGCCGATCTGCTGAAACTGAGCCCCGACATCGTCGTCGAATGCGCCGGTCAACAAGCTCTGGCGCAGTACGGTGAGGAGATTCTCGCGGCGGGCTGCGACCTGGTCGCGGTTTCGGCGGGCGCCTTCGCCGATCGCGAATTCGAGGCGAGGATGCGCGCCAGCGTCAAGCGGCATCGGGGCCGCATCATGATTCCTTCCGGCGCCATCGCCGGGATGGACGGCCTCACCGCGGCCCTGGGCGCGGAGCTCTTCGAGGTCGTCTATCGCGGGCGAAAGCCCGCCAAGGCCTGGAGCGGCACGCCGGCGGAAACCCTGCTCGACCTTGCCGCGCTGACGAAGGCGGAAACCTTCTTCGAAGGCAACGCGCGGGACGCCGCGCGCGACTATCCCAAGAACGCCAATGTCGCCGCGACCGTCGCGCTCGCGGGGGTCGGCTTCGAGAAGACACGCGTCACGCTGGTCGCCGACCCACACGCGGAGGCCAATGTGCACGAGCTGGAATTTCACGGCGCCTTCGGGCGCATTCGGCTTGAAGTCGCGGGCAAGGCATCGCCCTCCAACCCGAAGACCTCCAT encodes the following:
- a CDS encoding oligopeptide/dipeptide ABC transporter ATP-binding protein — its product is MSGGTPEAGIILETREVSRHFGGKATWFGEKRVVRAVDGVTLAIRRGETLAVVGESGCGKSTLARLLVRLIRPTAGQVLYQDRDIGSLSEAEMRGLRRDLQFVFQDPFSSLNPRMTVGALIEEPLRVHGLGTKAERRRRVGELLRRVGLSPDFAGRYPHEFSGGQRQRIGIARALASGPKVLIGDEPVSALDVSIQAQVINLLEDLKEEFDLTLILIAHDLAVIRHMSDRVAVMYLGEIVELAETDALYAQPLHPYTQALMRAIPVPSPEGRAMEAGLAGDVPSPLAPPPGCRFHTRCPLATPLCAERKPALADTGAGRFVSCHHWQEAAKAAPAPRLEAPRSAATERRFQLYRERSEQQERLRSAAAAGSQSLRGEPQNA
- a CDS encoding ABC transporter permease, with product MSAASETAGPAALRYRTGSRAWRKLRAHRSALIGAVIVTFFVVVALLAPLLPIADPAATSWSAVRKPPSPEYLMGTDEIGRDIFSRMIWGARASLIAGVISVLLAVALGVPFGLVAGYFGGWIDQAISRVTDALLAMPFLIMAVALAAFLGPSLTNAMIAIGLSAMPIFVRLTRGQVLSVKTEDYVEGARAIGLSHPAIMLRYILPNVFAPVLVQATLTIATAIILEAALSFLGLGQQPPAPSWGSMLNVAKNFLTQAPWMAWWPGAAIFLVVLGFNLLGDGLRDALDPREA
- a CDS encoding gamma-glutamyltransferase family protein, which produces MSDFTTRPEIAGTFGVVASTHWIASAVGMRILERGGNAFDAAVATGFALQIVEPHLNGPGGDMPAIVYSVARDKVEVICGQGPAPAAATLDRYRAEGLDLIPGSGLLATVVPGAFDAWMLMLRDYGSMSLRDVLEPAIHYAEHGHPLLPRVAETIAGLADFFRAEWPSSAAAWLPGGAAPAAHSLFRNPVLAETWKRLLREAESASGREAQIQKARDTFYRGFIAEAVDGFFRTAELKDGHQLEGRHGGVLAGDDLAAYSASVEAPQTYDYHGWTLCKTGPWGQGPVLLQALALLKGFDLAALDPAGPEFIHLVVEAMKLAYADREIYYGDPAFAEVPMAQLLSDDYNDQRRGLISERASLELRPGALPGYEDQLARTMAVIEAAGISQTGVYEPTMAHLAEKPEVEAPGDTVHIDVIDRWGNMVSTTPSGGWLQSSPTIPGLGFQMNSRAQMFWLTEGLPTSLAPGKRPRTTLTPSLALFEGRPAFVFGTPGGDQQDQWQLPFFLRVVHHGLNLQEAIDLPLFHTTHFPASFYPRQRQPGHIMIEETVGPSALEALRQRGHSVEEAEPWSVGRLTGARREADGVLKAAATPRLMQAYAVGR
- a CDS encoding aspartate dehydrogenase, which produces MIGLGGIAQTILQKFDTAGENSLECVGVMVRQGRLPAAGDILAGRYRAVDRVADLLKLSPDIVVECAGQQALAQYGEEILAAGCDLVAVSAGAFADREFEARMRASVKRHRGRIMIPSGAIAGMDGLTAALGAELFEVVYRGRKPAKAWSGTPAETLLDLAALTKAETFFEGNARDAARDYPKNANVAATVALAGVGFEKTRVTLVADPHAEANVHELEFHGAFGRIRLEVAGKASPSNPKTSMLTALSLWQTLVNGGSAPITIS
- a CDS encoding ABC transporter substrate-binding protein, coding for MHKYLFAALLAGSALASPLAAGSVLAADLRIGLQEDPDVLDPDQSRTFVGRIVYASLCDKLVDITPDLEIVPQLAAGWSWSGDGKTLTMDLREGVTFHDGTPFNAEAVVANIDRSKNLPESRRKSEVKSIQSVAATGPYQVQFTLAQPDATLIAQLADRAGMMLSPTATAAAGADFGNNPVCSGPFKFVERVQQDRIVLEKFADYWNAAAIHFDKVTFLPIPDTTVRLANLRAGDLDMLERLAATDAASVKKDGSLQYAEAVSLGYQGITVNIGNGDRANNPFGQDARLRRAFELSIDREALNQVVFEGAFAAGNQSFPSNSPWYNREVSIPARDIEKAKALMKEAGYETLDLEVQVANNPVQTQVMQVVQAMAAEAGFNVKLKSMEFASLLSDQSAGNYQASQIGWSGRVDPDGNIHQFMTCKGGINDSKYCNPEVDKLLDAARTSTDNAERKSNYDAARKILAQDLPIIYLYHQTWIWALDNKVEGFVAYPDGMIRLENVKFKS
- a CDS encoding GntR family transcriptional regulator; this encodes MTEIAQILGESPWRLNRQRKGNAVYHALKRAILLRELKTGDALIEQQIGGAMGCSQGPVREALMRLEQDGLVTRRGYQGTAVSDTSAAEAAQMAQIRIEIETTGIKVATPIADPAKLDEIAALLQELEAAEDRLDSYAKSDLDREFHLAIFRASGMHALEPILRRCCLHMHRFTFGNAHRAGATAANEHGRGPGREQHRAIFEAIAGGRADEAAETMRQHIKSVIAYWAPDLKDAMDGDG
- a CDS encoding ABC transporter ATP-binding protein codes for the protein MSSDAAPNPAALLAVEGLTLRVKGAAATIVDGVSFAVAPGETLCIVGESGCGKSMTALSVMGLLPMPPIELVAGRAVFDGQDLLRLAPRQMSEIRGDRISMIFQEPMTSLNPVYRIGDQIAEVVLRHRAVSRSAARARALEMLERARIPAAAQRLDEYPHQLSGGMRQRVMIAMALANDPALLIADEPTTALDVTIQAQILDLIRNLQRESGTALIMITHDLGVVAEIANRVAVMYAGHIVEQGPVDAIFDDPQHPYTIGLMNSVPSLGGRRGRLTTIPGMVPLMDAMPAGCRFAPRCPFATPVCSEAAPALRNIASGHGVACVHAPLEAAFAEAAS
- a CDS encoding ABC transporter permease, coding for MHVDRAMLSYIVRRFAIAVPTLILVSVFVFSLQKLLPGDPALIMAGEERDPASIEYIREKFHLNEPIVAQYAYWVQDALQGDLGVSLRTSQPVLDLIGDKLPVTIQLAAMALFIAFAIGVPAGILSAVKKGTVIDYAANVVALSGLSIPNFWLGIMLILLVSVQLGWLPASGYESPFVDPLRSLETMIMPAFVLGTGLAATLMRHTRSAMLGVLKADYVRTARAKGVRELPVIVKHAFRNALLPVVTLSALLFGELLGGAVLTEQIFTIPGFGKLIVDAVFTRDYAVVQGVVLCAAAGVILVNLVADVLYFVVNPRMRESL